A region from the Methanomassiliicoccales archaeon genome encodes:
- a CDS encoding citrate/2-methylcitrate synthase — translation MNEESDRKVVRGLKDVAAAETRISYVDPKGYLYYLGYNIDDLVGRVTYTEVAYLLIHKRLPNRQELDEFCTDLVSEMKLPNAMVRCIWDTPGHVHPMDVLRTEVSRLGEYDVEKNDLSEAANLRRATRLIAQVPTIVATLHRSRIGQPVPVPRKDFGFAENFLYMFKGHPPKEDEADVLHRLLILHADHGFNASTFAARVTASTNADMYSAVTTAIGTLRGPLHGGASEKVMDMLNDIGLEKYVDEYIQGLLDEKMKIMGFGHRVYMAEDPRTKHLRGIVENLCHHKRTLDLYNKCIKIEGIVHERKNIYPNLDFYAAVAMDAMGVPKEFFTPFFTSSRIAGWVAHTI, via the coding sequence ATGAACGAAGAATCGGATAGGAAGGTCGTTCGCGGGTTAAAGGACGTCGCCGCCGCTGAGACCCGAATTAGCTACGTGGACCCGAAGGGTTACCTCTATTATCTGGGATATAACATCGATGATCTGGTGGGGCGGGTCACCTATACTGAGGTGGCCTACCTACTGATACACAAGAGGTTGCCAAATCGGCAGGAGCTGGACGAGTTCTGCACCGATCTTGTTTCTGAGATGAAACTGCCTAACGCTATGGTCCGATGCATCTGGGACACACCGGGACATGTTCATCCAATGGACGTATTACGAACCGAAGTATCCCGTCTGGGGGAGTACGATGTCGAGAAAAACGATCTCTCTGAAGCGGCGAACCTGAGGAGGGCCACCAGGCTGATCGCCCAGGTGCCCACGATAGTAGCCACCCTTCACAGAAGCCGCATAGGTCAGCCAGTTCCAGTCCCCAGGAAGGACTTTGGCTTCGCTGAGAATTTCCTTTATATGTTCAAGGGGCACCCTCCGAAGGAGGACGAAGCGGATGTTCTCCATCGTCTTCTCATCCTTCATGCCGATCACGGGTTCAACGCTTCCACTTTCGCAGCGCGTGTGACCGCAAGCACCAATGCAGACATGTATTCAGCCGTAACCACTGCGATCGGAACCCTCCGGGGTCCTCTGCACGGTGGCGCCAGCGAAAAAGTTATGGACATGCTCAACGACATAGGTCTGGAAAAATATGTGGATGAATACATCCAGGGACTGCTGGATGAAAAAATGAAGATCATGGGCTTTGGTCATCGGGTCTATATGGCGGAGGACCCGAGAACGAAGCATCTCAGGGGCATAGTCGAAAACCTATGTCATCATAAGAGAACGTTGGACCTGTATAACAAATGCATCAAGATCGAGGGGATCGTTCACGAGAGGAAGAACATCTACCCCAACTTGGATTTCTACGCTGCAGTGGCCATGGACGCCATGGGGGTGCCCAAGGAGTTCTTCACGCCATTTTTCACCTCGAGCAGAATAGCGGGCTGGGTCGCTCATACGATAGA
- a CDS encoding GyrI-like domain-containing protein gives MTMTEFEIIDTKVQEAIAIRERVRVKDIPQVMGRMFGELVPLLNGEVQCCGPPFAFYHSWSGDEMDMEVGFPVSGKGISKGRVKPFKLPAGKAVMAMHTGPYEKLVDTYNKMMEWMKVKGLQPADHMWEEYLNSPDDTPMDRLMTKLIWPIK, from the coding sequence ATGACCATGACGGAGTTCGAGATAATCGATACTAAGGTCCAGGAAGCCATCGCCATCCGGGAAAGGGTGAGAGTGAAGGATATCCCTCAGGTCATGGGGCGCATGTTCGGGGAGCTCGTTCCACTATTGAACGGGGAAGTACAGTGCTGCGGTCCACCCTTCGCCTTTTACCATTCCTGGTCCGGTGATGAGATGGACATGGAGGTCGGTTTCCCGGTCAGCGGTAAGGGAATTTCCAAAGGAAGGGTCAAGCCGTTCAAGCTTCCGGCCGGGAAGGCCGTAATGGCAATGCACACAGGGCCCTATGAAAAATTGGTCGACACCTACAACAAGATGATGGAATGGATGAAGGTCAAAGGCCTTCAGCCGGCCGACCATATGTGGGAGGAATACCTCAACAGTCCCGATGACACTCCTATGGATAGGTTAATGACCAAACTTATCTGGCCCATCAAGTGA
- a CDS encoding pyridoxal phosphate-dependent aminotransferase, with protein MSRDYSDRSDLIVQSEIRNMTLECNRVGGINLAQGVCDTDTPREVIDGAHEAAMDGINAYTRYDGLPILRQAIAKKFKEFNRMDVDPEGEIVCSAGATGAFYSACMALLNPGDEVIVLEPYYGYHVNTLLAMGAVPVFVRLEPPEWELDLQKISDAIGPKTKAIIINNPSNPSGKVFSRSELKALTDLAIDHDFFIFSDEIYEYFVYDDGQHISPASFEEARDRVIVISGYSKTFSITGWRIGYAVCDRKWARMIGYMNDLVYVCAPAPLQVGVARGIEQLTGEYYRRLCQQYQRKREVLLDGLREGGLYPYVPQGSYYILADVSSIPGKGSKEKALNILRECGVASVPGTAFYHQDGEDLVRFCFAKTDDVLRSACDRLSRLSW; from the coding sequence ATGAGCCGAGATTACAGTGATCGATCCGACCTCATCGTGCAGTCAGAGATCCGGAATATGACCTTGGAGTGCAACCGGGTAGGCGGCATCAACCTAGCCCAGGGTGTCTGTGATACCGATACCCCCAGAGAGGTCATCGATGGAGCGCACGAAGCGGCGATGGACGGTATAAACGCCTATACCAGATATGACGGGCTTCCGATCCTTAGACAGGCCATCGCAAAGAAGTTCAAGGAGTTCAACCGGATGGATGTGGACCCGGAGGGCGAGATCGTCTGTTCCGCTGGTGCGACCGGGGCCTTTTACTCCGCGTGCATGGCCCTGTTGAACCCGGGTGATGAGGTCATCGTGCTGGAACCATATTACGGATATCATGTCAATACCCTACTGGCCATGGGAGCGGTACCGGTCTTCGTGCGTCTGGAACCTCCGGAATGGGAGCTTGACCTACAGAAAATATCAGACGCCATTGGACCGAAGACCAAGGCAATTATCATCAACAATCCCTCCAACCCTTCTGGCAAGGTCTTCTCTCGTTCTGAACTGAAAGCCTTGACCGACCTGGCCATAGACCATGACTTCTTCATCTTCAGCGATGAGATCTATGAATACTTTGTTTACGACGATGGGCAGCACATCTCTCCGGCGTCCTTTGAGGAGGCCCGGGACCGCGTCATAGTCATATCGGGTTATTCCAAAACGTTCAGCATCACCGGTTGGCGCATCGGTTATGCCGTCTGTGACCGCAAATGGGCACGGATGATCGGTTACATGAACGATCTGGTCTACGTCTGCGCCCCTGCACCTTTGCAGGTGGGCGTGGCCCGGGGCATCGAGCAGCTCACTGGAGAATATTATAGACGATTGTGCCAACAGTATCAGCGCAAACGCGAGGTGCTTCTGGACGGTCTGCGCGAAGGGGGCCTGTACCCCTACGTTCCCCAGGGATCATATTACATACTGGCCGATGTCAGTTCGATCCCGGGAAAGGGTTCGAAGGAAAAGGCCTTGAACATTTTGCGTGAGTGCGGTGTGGCGAGCGTTCCCGGAACGGCGTTCTATCACCAGGACGGAGAAGACCTGGTCAGGTTCTGTTTCGCCAAGACGGACGACGTGTTGAGATCGGCCTGCGATAGGCTCTCCCGACTTTCCTGGTGA